In Chroicocephalus ridibundus chromosome 4, bChrRid1.1, whole genome shotgun sequence, one genomic interval encodes:
- the CIAPIN1 gene encoding anamorsin produces the protein MGEYGVTPGQRVAIIWDSSSPVEALKDLVDKIQALVGADNRVSVENVNQLCQSAHRESSFDVILSGVVPGSTAQHSAEVLAEIARILKPGGRVLLKEPVVTESGNNSRIKTAAKLPTALTLSGLVEVKELQKEALTPEEAQSVREHLGYQGNDLLIVQIEGKKPNFEVGSSSQLKLSFAKQPGPSGKPSVDPATAKLWTLSANDMNDEEMDLLDSDELLDSEDLKKPDPSSLRAPSCKEMGKKKACKNCTCGLAEELEQEKKSSQPKSACGNCYLGDAFRCASCPYLGMPAFKPGEKILLKEDQLHDA, from the exons ATGGGGGAGTACGGAGTCACACCAGGCCAGCGTGTGGCCATCATCTGGGACAGCTCCTCGCCAGTTGAAGCCCTGAAGGATTTGGTGGATAAAATTCAGGCGCTGGTGGGAGCTGATAATCGTGTCTCTGTGGAAAATGTTAACCAACTGTGTCAGT ccgCTCACAGGGAGTCCAGTTTCGATGTAATTCTCTCTGGTGTGGTACCAGGCAGTACTGCGCAGCACAGTGCGGAGGTACTGGCAGAAATAGCTCGGATACTTAAGCCGGGGGGCCGTGTCCTCCTGAAAGAACCAGTGGTGACAGAGTCAG GAAACAACAGCAGAATCAAGACAGCAGCCAAACTCCCCACAGCTCTGACTCTCTCTGGGTTGGTGGAAGTGAAGGAG CTGCAAAAGGAAGCGTTGACCCCAGAGGAGGCCCAGTCGGTCCGAGAACATTTGGGTTACCAAGGCAATGACCTTCTCATTGTCCAGATAGAAGGCAAGAAGCCCAATTTTGAAGTGGGGTCCTCAAGTCAGCTCAAACTTTCCTTTGCCAAGCAACCTGGTCCTTCAG GAAAACCCTCTGTGGACCCAGCCACTGCCAAGCTGTGGACGCTCTCTGCCAATGACATGAACGATGAAGAGATG GATCTTTTGGACTCTGATGAGCTGTTGGATTCGGAGGATTTGAAAAAGCCAGATCCGTCATCCCTCAGAGCTCCGTCCTGCAAAGAAATGGGCAAAAAGAAAGCCTGCAAGAACTG caCATGTGGCCTGGCTGAAGAGCTGGAACAGGAGAAGAAGAGCTCGCAGCCCAAATCTGCCTGTGGAAAT TGCTACTTGGGGGATGCGTTCCGCTGTGCCAGCTGCCCTTACCTGGGGATGCCCGCCTTCAAGCCTGGGGAGAAGATTCTCCTGAAAGAGGACCAGCTGCATGATGCCTAA